One segment of Platichthys flesus chromosome 15, fPlaFle2.1, whole genome shotgun sequence DNA contains the following:
- the LOC133969177 gene encoding actin-binding LIM protein 3-like, with amino-acid sequence MSGPTNVQYQSGLYGGNNNSSSPLSSRGNSPIVCERCGEVCRGEVVRVKNTHFHVQCFTCQVCSCDLVHSGFFHHSGEYICTEDYQRLHGTQCDSCDTYITGEVVSALGRTYHPHCFVCSICRSPFPIGDRVTFCGKKCVCQQCSHSLGSDKPIKVHGPSYCAGCGEEIRQGQSLLALERQWHVSCFKCRTCGCALTGEYISKDGIPYCEADYHSQFGIRCEGCTRYISGRVLEAGGKHYHPSCARCARCHMMFLEGEEMYLTGSEVWHPMCKEAARLERKLRLRRTSETASISPTASSPLLGSPHRLICSKADSHVLDYKQLAALPRVKAMYDIQRPDIIPYQSDQTHLSDDTLERYSCGQSLGSLSPYSHDVLDGVELRTRRSSSSAFTDSPAHSRHGGSPLHYYLPGSESGRSSPYYSQPEPRCSTPDSTDTLQAPKHFHVPASEETNIYRKPPNYKRLDTSASPTASKSKTNENLNNSSCLSSSNCNSMYHPGSNYYPYTGSPKVSRVRRFSSGGEEDGWNHNINRSIGRMILKEEMKARSGCHDNDQWGSRRSSRCSSKEALNNLGYGSLNGSPRSVCSADSDSYVAKSASLPGYGKNVLNRPGSAGADYYQYDSGNAVNWQIREYKIHPYEALVVSVRGCLPSDVDRARLERHLSPEEFHRVFGMSMSAFDRLAQWKKKELKKQVRLF; translated from the exons TTCAGTACCAGTCTGGTCTTTATGgaggaaacaacaacagcagctcgCCGCTCTCCAGCCGGGGAAACTCGCCCATCGTGTGCGAGCGCTGCGGGGAGGTGTGTCGCGGCGAGGTCGTGCGCGTCAAGAACACACACTTCCACGTTCAGTGCTTCACGTGccaag TGTGCAGCTGTGACTTGGTGCACTCAGGTTTCTTCCACCACTCAGGAGAATACATCTGCACCGAGGACTACCAGCGGCTCCATGGGACCCAGTGTGACAGCTGTGACACGTACATCACTGGAGAGGTGGTGTCTGCTCTGGGGAGGACGTACCACCCGCACTGCTTCGTCTGCAGCATCTGCAG GAGCCCGTTCCCAATCGGCGACAGGGTGACCTTCTGCgggaagaagtgtgtgtgtcagcagtgcTCGCACTCTCTGGGCAGCGACAAGCCCATCAAGGTCCATGGGCCCAGCT ACTGCGCCGGCTGTGGTGAGGAGATCAGACAGGGTCAGTCCCTGCTGGCTCTGGAGAGACAGTGGCACGTCAGTTGCTTTAAATGCCGGACCTGTGGCTGTGCGCTCACTGGAGAGTACATCAGCAA GGATGGGATTCCTTACTGCGAGGCTGATTACCACTCACAGTTTGGGATCCGGTGCGAGGGCTGTACCAGGTACATCAGCGGCAGAGTGCTGgag gctgGAGGGAAGCACTACCACCCCAGCTGTGCCAGGTGTGCGCGCTGTCACATGATGTTCTTGGAAGGAGAGGAAATGTACCTCACAG gtTCAGAGGTTTGGCACCCCATGTGTAAAGAAGCAGCTCGGCTGGAGAGAAAACTGAGG CTGAGACGTACGTCTGAGACGGCCTCCATTTCCCCCACggcctcctcccctctgctcggATCTCCTCACCGCCTTATCTGC tcaaaaGCCGACAGTCACGTTCTGGACTATAAGCAGCTGGCGGCTCTGCCCAGGGTCAAAGCCATGTATGACATCCAGCGGCCTGACATCATACCTTATCAGTCCGACCAGACACACCTCTCTGACGACACTCTGGAGCGATATAGCTGtggacag TCATTGGGCTCCTTGTCACCATACTCTCAT gatgTTCTGGACGGCGTGGAGTTGAGAACGAGgcgctcctccagctctgccttCACCGACTCTCCTGCACACAGTCGCCACGGAGGGTCCCCTCTGCATTATTATCTCCCCG GCAGTGAGAGTGGCAGGAGTTCACCATATTACTCTCAGCCAGAGCCCAGGTGTTCCACCCCCGACTCCACCGACACCCTCCAAGCCCCCAAGCATTTCCATGTGCCAG cttctGAAGAAACCAACATCTACAGGAAACCCCCCAACTATAAGAGACTAG ACACCTCTGCCTCTCCGACAGCCAGTAAGAGCAAAACCAATGAGAATCTCAACAATTCCAGTTGCCTTTCTTCCTCCAACTGTAACAGCATGTATCACCCAGGCTCCAACTACTACCCATACACCGGCTCTCCTAAAG TCTCTAGGGTGAGGAGGTTTTCGTCCGGAGGGGAGGAAGACGGCTGGAATCACAATATCAACAGG agcATTGGCAGGATGATcctgaaggaggagatgaaggcgCGGTCAGGTTGTCACGACAATGACCAGTGGGGGAGCAGACGCAGTTCCCGTTGCAGCAGCAAGGAGGCACTGAACAATCTGGGATACGGCTCCCTCAATggct ctccccGGTCTGTCTGCAGCGCTGACAGCG ATTCATATGTTGCCAAATCGGCCTCGTTGCCAGGATATGGCAAGAACGTGCTGAACAGG CCTGGGAGTGCCGGTGCAGATTATTACCAGTATGACAGCGGTAATGCAGTTAATTGGCAGATCAGAG aatACAAG ATCCATCCCTATGAAGCCCTAGTGGTGTCTGTCAGAGGGTGTCTCCCCAGTGACGTCGACCGGGCCAGACTGGAG CGTCACCTCTCACCAGAGGAGTTCCACAGAGTCTTTGGCATGTCCATGTCGGCCTTTGACCGCCTCGCTcagtggaaaaagaaagaacttAAGAAACAGGTCAGACTCTTTTGA